A stretch of the Arachis stenosperma cultivar V10309 chromosome 6, arast.V10309.gnm1.PFL2, whole genome shotgun sequence genome encodes the following:
- the LOC130934280 gene encoding protein MAIN-LIKE 1-like yields MVKFKDDWPLALALLERWRPESHTIHLAYGEMTITLQNVAYQLGLRIDSDPVSKCMGRWEQHHEGQIIEDFCQQLLGVVPGADDRQSQTKWTVKLTWFLNTVCGELEQNATKERLLRWLPQLEDLDACGRLSWGSAVLDWMYRQMCRTMEYDARNLGGYVSLLLSWAYYRIPLLRPDGFDTRRFPLVERIVGGFSTDLTMTEARGVLGIAGVS; encoded by the exons ATGGTTAAGTTCAAGGATGACTGGCCACTTGCCTTGGCGTTGTTAGAGAGGTGGAGGCCTGAGTCCCACACCATTCATCTAGCATACGGGGAGATGACCATCACGCTGCAGAACGTGGCGTATCAACTAGGACTCAGGATCGATAGTGATCCTGTGAGCAAGTGCATGGGTAGATGGGAGCAGCACCATGAGGGACAGATCATTGAGGACTTTTGTCAGCAGTTACTGGGTGTTGTGCCTGGCGCGGATGACAGGCAGTCACAGACGAAGTGGACTGTTAAGCTAACGTGGTTCCTTAACACTGTCTGCGGAGAGCTGGAGCAGAATGCCACTAAGGAGCGCCTCCTGAG GTGGCTCCCCCAGCTGGAGGACCTCGATGCATGTGGTAGGTTGTCGTGGGGATCAGCTGTATTGGATTGGATGTACCGCCAAATGTGCCGCACCATGGAGTATGATGCACGCAACCTGGGTGGTTATGTTAGCCTACTATTGTCTTGGGCCTACTACCGTATTCCCTTGCTACGTCCAGATGGATTTGATACCCGTCGGTTTCCACTTGTTGAGAg AATTGTAGGTGGGTTCAGTACCGACTTGACAATGACAGAGGCGAGGGGCGTCTTAGGCATTGCAGGCGTGTCCTGA
- the LOC130935191 gene encoding protein CIA1 yields MERLELKEIQRLEGHTDRVWSLAWNPVTGHNGVPLLFASCSGDKTIRIWEQNLSSGVWSTKAVLDEPHTRTVRSCAWSPSGKLLATASFDATTAIWENVGGDYECVSTLEGHEHEVKSVSWNASGNLLATCSRDKSVWIWEVLPGNEFECVSVLQGHTQDVKMVKWHPTMDILFSCSYDNTIKVWADEGDSDDWQCIQTIGEPNNGHTSTVWALSFNASGDKMVTCSDDLTLKIWESENIGMQSGGGFRHWRHLCTLTGYHDRTIFSVHWSREGIFASGAADDAIRLFVDDNESQVDGPLYKLLLKKEKAHDMDINSVQWSPGEKPLLASASDDGTIKVWELVSQR; encoded by the exons ATGGAGAGGTTGGAACTAAAGGAAATTCAGAGACTCGAAGGCCACACTGATAGGGTTTGGAGCTTGGCTTGGAACCCCGTCACCGGCCACAACGGTGTCCCACTCCTCTTTGCCTCTTGCAGTGGCGACAAAACTATTCGAATCTGGGAACAGAACCTCTCCTCTGGTGTCTGGTCCACCAAG GCGGTTTTGGATGAGCCGCACACTCGAACCGTTCGGTCGTGTGCTTGGTCACCTTCTGGTAAGCTGCTGGCCACTGCAAGTTTTGATGCCACTACAGCTATATGGGAGAATGTTGGGGGTGATTACGAGTGTGTCTCCACTTTGGAG GGTCATGAACACGAAGTGAAGAGTGTGTCTTGGAATGCATCTGGAAACCTACTTGCAACGTGTAGTAGAGATAAATCTGTTTGGATATGGGAAGTGCTGCCAGGGAATGAATTTGAGTGTGTGTCAGTGTTGCAAGGACATACCCAAGATGTGAAAATGGTGAAATGGCATCCAACAATGGATATCTTATTTTCATGTAGTTATGATAACACTATTAAG GTTTGGGCAGATGAAGGTGATAGTGACGATTGGCAATGCATTCAAACAATAGGAGAACCGAATAA TGGTCATACTTCAACTGTTTGGGCACTCTCTTTCAATGCCAGTGGTGATAAAATGGTTACTTGCAG TGATGATCTTACGCTTAAGATATGGGAATCAGAAAATATAGGGATGCAATCTGGTGGTGGATTCAGACATTG GAGACATCTTTGCACTCTTACAGGGTATCATGATCGGACAATTTTCTCTGTTCATTGGTCAAG AGAAGGTATCTTTGCTAGTGGAGCTGCCGATGATGCTATACGTCTTTTTGTGGATGACAATGAAAGTCAA GTGGATGGTCCTCTGTACAAGTTGCTGCTGAAGAAGGAAAAGGCCCATGATATGGACATAAATTCAGTGCAATGGAGCCCTGGG GAGAAGCCGCTATTAGCCTCTGCGAGTGATGATGGGACAATCAAGGTGTGGGAGCTAGTGTCACAGAGGTGA